The segment GCGGCGTCGGGTCCACTGCTTTCGCGTGGCGGCCTCTCTCGCGAAAGGTTTGACATGCACAGGAAAAGAAAGCTGGCCCTCGCCCTCGGTGCGGGCATCGCCCCGCTGCTCGTCGTCACCCTGCCGGTCAACCCGGCGAGCGCGCACGGCTATGTGTCCTCGCCGCCCAGCCGGCAGGCACAGTGCGCCGCGGGCACCATCGATTGCGGTCCGGTCAAGTGGGAGCCGCAGAGCGTCGAGGGCCCCAAGGGCCTGACCAGCTGTAGCGGCGGCAACAGCCGGTTCGCCGAACTCGACGATGACAGCAGGGGCTGGAAAGTCACCCCGATCGGCAGCTCCCAGACCTTCAACTGGCGGCTGACCGCCCGTCATTCCACCAGCACCTGGCAGTACTTCGCCGGCGGGCGGAAGGTCGCCGAGTTCAACGACGGAGGTGCGCAGCCACCGGCGACGGTCTCGCACACCGTCAACTTCGGCGGCCTCACCGGCAAACAGAAGGTCCTCGCGGTCTGGAACATCGCCGACACCGCGAATGCCTTCTACGCCTGTATCGACGTCACGATCGGCGGCTAGCCTCCCGTCTCCTCCCTCATCCCTCCCGTCCCCGCCGCCCCGTCTCCCTCCACCGGTCACCTCCGTGAGCGGCGGCGAGCAGGGCGACGGGGGCGGCGGGGCACCCGTTACGATCGGCCCATTCATGGCCGTTGTGCGTGGCCGCTGCCGGGAGGAAGAGATGGGCCTGTTCCGCCGAGGACCGAAGCGGGATTCCCGCGAACTGGCACGCGACGGGGAGTTCAGCTTCTTCTCCGAGCGCGAGGGCGGTGTCTTCAGATCACAGGTCCGGCAGGCCTTCGCGGAACGGGGGCTCGAAGTCACCGCGTACGCGGGCGTGGTCACCGACTCCGCGGGCCGGCAGTTCGGCCTCGGCAACCTCGCCGCGGTGTGCCACCGCGACCGGCGCGGGGAGCGCAGCTGGCCCGCGCTGATCCGGGATCACGTCGGCAAGGTGCTCCGTACGATGGACGGCCCGCAGCCGCTGGAGATCCTCAGCGGGGACGAGATCCGGGCCTGTCTGTACCCCCGTGTGGTCGCCCAGGAGACGCTGCCCGCCTCGGACTCCTTCCGCTACGGCCGGGCGCCGGCGCCGGGGCTGCGGGAAGTGCTCGCCCTCGATCTGCCCGAGGCGGTGCAGATGCTCAGCGAGGACTCGCTGACCGATCTCGGGGACGTGGCCGAGCTGCGGATCCGGGCGATGAACAATCTGCGGGCGCTGCCGGTCGAAGGGCATGAAACGGTACGGCGCGGCGACGGTTCGGCGTTCGAGGTGCTGCTCGGCGACTCCTTCTTCACCGCGAGCCGGGTGCTGGTCCTCGACGAGCTGGTGCAGCGGCTCATGGGCACCGGGCTCACGCCGGACGGTGCGCTGGTCGCGCTGCCTTTCCGGCACCAGCTGGCGTTCCACCGCATCCACGACGCGCAGGTCATCCCGGCGCTTCAGGCCATGGCGCAGTTCGCTGCGGCCGGTCACGAGGACGCGGCGGGCGCGATCAGCCCCAGGGTGTTCTGGTGGCGCCGGGGCGTGATGACCCCGCTGAGCGAGCCGGACGGGGACGGGCTGCGGGTGGTGGCGGACGCGGACTTCCAGGAGATGCTGGAACGGCTGGTGCAGGGCGAGGCCTGAGGGGCGGGACGGCGGGCACCGCGCCCGGCCCGTACAAGATTTTCTCGCGAAATCTTCAGCGTGCGGGAACCTGAACCGCCTTCCACCCGTTTCTACAAGTGAGGCCCCACGCTCTCCCCCGTGCGTGGGGCCTCACTCTGTGCCCGCCCGGGGTCTCCCGGCGCCCGGCCGCCCGCCGCTTCAGCCGCTGAGCCCCGCGCGTTCCTCTTCGGTGAACAACCGTGAGCGGATCAGAAAGCGCACTCCCTCCGGCGCCTCCAGCGAGAACCCGCTGCCCCGCCCCGGTACGACGTCCACCGTCAGATGGGTGTGCTGCCAGCGCGCGAACTGGTCGGCCGACATCCAGAAGTCCACCGGCTCCCGCACGCCCTCCACGCCCAGCCGGGCCAGCAGCACATCCGACGATCCCGTACGGAATTCCCCCGCCGGGTAGCACATGGGGGCGCTGCCGTCGCAGCAGCCGCCGGACTGGTGGAACATCAGCGGGCCGTGCTCCTTCCGCAGCAGCCGCAGCAGTTCGGTCGCCGCCGCGGTGAGCCCGACCCGTGCCGTGCCCTCCGGGGCCGCGGGGCCCGGAGCGGCCGTCTCGCACCCGTCGCCGGCGGCCATCAGAAGCGGCCCGGCTTGCCGAAACGGCCCCGCTTCGTGGCGGGGCGGCTGACCGGCAGATTCTTCGTCCCCGGTGGGTACATGTGTCGTCCTCTCCTGGCCCTTCCGCTCCTGACCAGCGGAAACGGATGTTGTTCGGTGGGCCGGGGCGGGCCGCCCGGGCCCGGCCGGATCGTGCCCACCGAGCCGTCCCGGCGGCGCCGGTCCAGTTAACTCCGTGCAAGGTTGCGACATGGTTGCACGCGACGCCGTGATGTAAGGGCAAGCACCGGCCGTGGACACACATCTGGGCGACCGGCTCAGGCAACCGCAGCCGCCATCGGAACGTCTCGAAAACCAGACGAGAACGACGAGAGTTGAGCAACTGGTGACGTTCGCACATTCCCGTGACGCGTGCGGTGACGACTGGCCGTTGGTGGGACGCGAACGCGAACTCGCTGTCATGGACGCCATGGCCGCCGACGTCTTGTCCGGCCGTCCCCGCGTCGTGCAGCTCGAAGGGTCGGCCGGCATCGGCAAATCGGCCCTGCTGAGCACCTGGTGGGAGCGGAACGGGCAGTTCCGTGTGCTGCGGGCCCGCTGCCATCCCCTGGAGCGCGCCTTCGCCTTCGGGGCCGTCCGGCAGCTGTTCAAGCCGCTGCTGGCGGCGGTCTCCGACACCGACCGGGCACGCCTGCTGGCAGGGTCGGCGGCGGCCACGCTGCGGGCCCTGGACGACGCCGCCGCCACGGATCCGCTGCCGGATAACGCCAATGTGACGGCATCGACGCTGCGGGAACTGGACGCACTCGTCTCCCGGCTGGCCCGCCGGCAGCCCCTGCTCCTGGCCGTCGACGCACTCCAGTGGATCGATCAGCCGTCCCTGCGCTGGCTGGTCCATTTCATCGGGCGCGCGGACAGTCTCCCCGTGCTGATCGCCGTGACCACCCGCAGTGCCGAGGGCAGACGGCTCGATCCGCTGTTCGCCGAGCTGGTCCGGCCCGCGAACTGCCACACCCTCGTCGTGGAGCCGCTCGACGTGGACGGCGTGGGGCAGTTGGTGCGGACGCTCTGGGGCGCCGAGGAGCCGGACGCGGCCTTCTGGGCCGCCTGTCACGCCGCCACCGGAGGGCATCCGCTGTTCGTCCGTGCCCTGCTCCACCAGGCCCAGCGCAGTGGGGTGAAGCCGACGACGGAATTCCGGGACCGGATCCCCACGGTCACCCTCTCCACGCTCGGCGGGGAGATCTCCCACCGGCTCTGCCAGGCGTCCGACGAGGTCGTGGCACTGGCACGGGCGCTGGCCTTCCTGGGCGACCGCAAGCCCCCGGAGCTGCTCGCCGCGTACTGCGGGACCGGGCGGGCCGTGGTGCAGTCCGCCGCCGAGGAGCTGCGGTCGCTCGGCCTGTTGCGGGCGGACGGCGACCCCCGCTTCACCCATCCCGTCGTCCGCGACACCGTGCTGGCCACGCTGTCACCCGAGGAACTCGGCGTCGGGCATGCGCGGGCGGCCCAGGTGTCCTGTCTGAGCGGGCGCCCCGACGAGGAGGTCGCCGCCCATCTGCTGGCGGCCGGCCCCGTCCACGGCTCCTGGGTCCTGCCGGCGCTGCGCCGGGCGGCCACCGAGGCACTGCGCCGCGGCGCACCGGAGACCGCCGTGACCTATCTGCGCTCCGCGCTGCACCAGCCGCTGGACGAGCCCGAGCACGCCCGGGTGCTCCTGGAACTGGGCACCGCGGCCAGCCATTACGATGCCGCGCTGGCCATCTCCTGCGTCACCGGCGCACTGGAAGGGCTGACCGACGAGGCGGCCCGCAGCGACGCCCTGGGGGTGCTGGCCTACTCCCTGCTCCTCTCCCGGGGGTCCCGGACGGACCTGTCGAGCGTGGACCGGAAGATCGCGGCATTAAGCGAACGGTCCACCTCGGGCCCCGGGGCCGCCGACCGCGAGCTGGCGCTGCGGATGAGCGCGCTGCGCTCGTGGATGGAGTTCGAGCGGCCGTCCGTCACCGGCCCGGCCCCCGCGCCGTCCCCCGGCAAGGACGACGACCTGGCCGACCGGACCGCGGGCGAACGCCAACTGCTCGCCATCCGCGCCTTCCACGCCCTGCGCGCGGCCCTGCCCGCCCCGTACGTCACCGCTCTCATCGAGCGGGCGTCCGTCAACCTGCCGGCGTTCTCCCACGACCTGTTCCCGCTGCACTACTTCGTCGCCCAGACGCTGCTGTACCTCGACGAGCTCGACACGGCCGACCGGCTCAACCGCCATCTGACCCGGGAGATCTCCGGCCGGGGCATGGAACTGCTGGTCTCCTCCCTGACGGTCTACCGCGCCGTACTGGCGCTGCGCCGCGGAAATATCACCGAGACCCTCGCCGCGGCTCAGGACGCCGCCGACCACGCGTCCCCCACCGGGCGGCTGCCGTACTCACTGACCCTGGACACGATCAGGATCGACGCCCTGCTCGCCCAGGGCCGGGTCGAGGACGCCGAGCGGGTCGCGGTCACCCATGCCGTGGCGGGACAGACGGAAGTGGCGTGGGAGCGACCCCGGTTCCTGATGAGCCTGGCCGCCCTGCGGATCGCCCAGGGCGAGCCGCGGTCCGGGCTCTCCCTGCTCCGCGAGTGCGGCCACCACTCCGAGGCGCTGGGGACGGTCAGCCCGGCGATGTCCCCCTGGCGCTCCCGCGCGGTCCCCGTCCATCTCGCCCTGGGGGAAACCGAGTCGGCCCATGCGCTGGCCGAAGAGGAGCTGGACCTCGGCCGGCGCTGCCGGCTCCCACGGGCCCTCGGGGTGGCGCTGCGGGCGGCGGGGGCGGTCGCAGCGGGCTCCCGGGGGCTCGACCTGCTGGCCGAGGCCGTGACCGTACTCCGACCCACCCCCGCACGCCTCGAACTCGCCCGCGCCTGCCACGATTTCGGTGTCGCCCTGCTGCGCCGGGACGACAAGCGCGGCGCCCGCAGAACCTTGCGCGAGGGCCTGGACCTCGCCGTCGGGTGCGGTGCCACGGTGCTCGCCACGCGACTGGAGGAGGGGCTGCACCTCGCCGGCGGACGCGTCGCCCGCTCCGGGAGCCAGGGCATCCGGGGGCTGACGGCCGGGGAGGAACGTGTCGGCACCCTGGCCGCGCAGGGATACAGCAACAAGCAGATCGCCGAACTCCTCGTCGTTTCCCTGCGGACCGTGGAAACCCACCTCACCGGCGCCTACCGCAAGCTCGGCATCACCGGACGCCCCCACCTGGCGGCGGCGATGGCCGAAGCGGGCAGGAGCCGCGGGGGGAGCGAGCCGGCGGACTCCTGAGCGCGGCCGTACGGTCGCGAGCCCCGCACCTCGGCCGGCAGCCCCTCACTTCCCCGCAGAAGCCCCTCACCGTCCTTCGGGTGGGGGGCTTTCGGTATGTCCCTGGGCGGGCGGCGCTCCTGTGGTCCGCTGCCGGTGCGAACCGTGGTTCCTCGTGGTCGGAAGCCGTGGTTCCCGTCTTCCCGTGGCGTTTCTCGTGGTTGCCCCGGAGGGGAATCTCCGGGTACCGAAGTCTTAGCCGGATCCAATTGATTCGGCAGCTCTCTCATGACTTACTCATCGAACGGCGTCGAATTCTTCCGGCGCCACCGGACAGTGCAAGAGGGAGTAACAACCGTGAAGATCAACCATCGGGCTGTATTCGGTCTTCTCGCGGTGGGGGCCGCGTGCTTCTCCACCGTACTCTCCGCGCCCGCCGCTTATGCGGGTTCCCAGAACTACATCCAGATCACCAACCACGCCGGCATCCTCGCCAATACCTGCTACAAGTGGCGTGACGCCGAGGGCAAGAACTACTGCCACAACGTCCGGCCGGTGAATGACACCTGGCAGGCGTATTTCCCCGAGGAAGCGACCGGCGTAAAGATCGATCTCAGCACCAGCATTGTCGACTACGCCACGGTGGACACCGCCGCGGTGACCGACACCAACCGAAACCACTGCTTCGAGATCACCGGACTCGTCGACCGGCCGAAGCTCCAGGAAACGGGCTGCTGAACACCCGGATATCGCAGGGAGCGCCGCCGTCACGCCTTCCTGCACATCGGAATGACCCAGAACAGAGCGAGGAAACGTTGATCTCCACATCCACCTCCGCATCCCGCATGGCGCTCACCCTCGGCGCCGTCGCCGCCGCGCTCGCCCTGGCGGCGCCCACGGCATCCGCCGCACAGGGATCCAGCCTCCCCGACGTCAATGGCCACACCGACAAGTGGGTGGAGGAAGGCAGTCCCTCCGTCACCTACGACAACGGTTACCAGGTGAATTCCGCGGAAGAGGTCAAGCGCGCACTGGAACAGTGCAATGACAGCAAGGTGTCCTGCTCGTCGACGACCCTGGAATCCAAGCAGGTGACCAAGTGGTTCGACGTGGACAACGCCGGTATGGGCATCGGTCCCATTCAGAACTGTAGCCCCGGCGCCGCGGAAATCAACCAGACGCTCAGCGGCACCCGCACCTTCAGCTGGGGCTGGAATGTCGGTGCCAGCGTCGATATCACCCTGGTCAAGGACAAGCTGGGCGTGGGCGCCTCCGCGCAGTACAGCGAGACCAACACCGAGTCGAAGAGCGGCGACATCAGGATCACCATCAAGCCCGGGCAGAAGGGGATGCTCCAGCTGGGCCACGACATGGAACAGCGCGTCTCCGATGTGACCATCCAGGGCGGCGAGTTCGGCGGCGCGAAGATCTCCGGACTGCGCACCGAAATCCCGCTCAACACCTCGGCACGCGCCGACACCGACGTGGTCGCCTGCGGCGCCACCCTCAAGAACGGCCGCTGAGCCGCCGCTCCCACACGCGACACACTCACGAAGGGGCATCCTGTGCGGAACATCAAGAAGTCGGCGGCCTACGGGGTCGCCGCTCTGAGCCTCGCGCTGGTCGGCGGCGCGATGACAGCGCCGTCCGCCGCGGCCGCGGGCTCGGGCAAATACATCAGCTTCAGCAACAAGGGCTGGTTCATCGCCGAGACCTGCTACCACTGGGCGTCCTCGACCACCCCGGACTCCTGCGACAAGGGGAAGGCCATCGGCACGGACTGGCGGGTGGAAATCCCCGATGACGCCCAGGGCGTCAAGGTCGAGGTGACGGTGGACGGGCAAATAGCGGGGGACAACGTATCGCCGCACATCACCGACTTGACCAGTAGCCACTGCTACGAGCTGAGCGGCTACACCTGGGGCCCGAAGAGAACCGACAAGACCTGCTAGGCGTGCCCGGACCATTGAAGCGAGAGGTGAAATCCAGCATGCGAAGCAAGAAGCAATCCCTGGCATACGGTGCTGCCACCCTGGGCCTCGCCCTGGCCGGCGCGGTACTGACGGCACCCACCGCCACTGCCGCCTCGGACAACTATCTCCAGTTCGACCACCAGGCGGCGTCGCTCATCGACACCTGCTATGAGTGGAAGGGCCCGGAGGGCATAGAGAAGAAGAACTACTGCCACAACGTCCGGCCGGTGGGCGACAGCTGGAAAGCGTATTTCCCCGCGGAAGCCACCGGGGTCACGGTCCAGGTGCACTGGTCGGGAGGCTCCACGTCGCTGTACATCAACGAGCCCGACAAGAACCACTGTTACCGGATAGAGGGAATACTTCCCAGCATCCACGTCCTCGACCTGAAGTGCTGAGCTGAGCGACGGACCCTGCGGCCCGTCGGCGTCTCCCGCCGACGGGCCCCGTGCATTACACGGGGTCCGCCCGCACTGCCCACCCGAACCCTGGACAGGCCACCCCCGCCTCCATAAGGTCCTCACCATGGTCCACAAAATCGAACCCGCCGCAGAGCCTCCGGTAACTCTCACCAGCCCGTACGACCTGCTGACCGGCTACCTCGATTTCTACCGGAACGCCGTGCTGCGCAAGCTGGAGGGAATGTCCGACGCGGAGCTGAGGGCCAGCCGCGTGCCCACCGGATGGTCGCCCCTGGGACTGTTCAAGCACCTGGCCTGTGTGGAATTGCGATGGCTGCAATGGGGATTCGAGGGCGAACACATCGAAGAACCCTGGGCCGACGTCAAGACCCGTCCCGGACCGTGGCACGTGGGCCCCGAAGAATCCTTCGAGGACATCAAGAAATTCTTCCAGGAACAGTGCGCCCGATCCCGCGCCATCGTCGCGGCGGCCCACCTGGAGGACCGAGCGGCCACCCTCGGCGGAACGGTCCCGCCCGACGAAGACCGCCCCACCCTGATCTGGATCCTCTTCCACCTCCTCCAGGAGTACGCCCGCCACGCCGGCCACCTCGACATCGCCCGCGAACTGGCCGATGGGGCGGTGGGGGAGTAGGAGGTCGCTTCTTGGCGGGCGGGACGGAAACGACATCACCTCGCGCCTGCCACCGCGCTATACCGTGTGGCCATGTCGGCGTTCATACAACAGCTCCCCGCCCTGATCGGCGTAGTAATCGGTGCCCTGGGGTCGTACTTCGTCAGCGTGCGCGGCGATCAAGTCCGCTTCCGTCGCGAGCAGGCGGCCCATTGGGCGGAACGGCGGCTGACGACCTACGCCGGCTTCGCCAGGGCGCTGAAGAAGAGCGTCACCCTGACGTACCGGATCGCGGCCCACCTCGGCAACGACCCTCACCCGCACCCCTTGTCACCCGAGGAAGCGGCGCCACACCTGGCCGAAGCCACTGATGCCCGGGACCCGGCCGGGGAGGCACTGCTGATGCTGGGCACCCCGGACGTGGTGGAGAAGGCCCGGGAATGGGTCGTCGTGGTGATGGAGATGGAAGCGTTCCTGCGAGACCGGACGTACAGCCCGGAAACATGGTCAGCCATGCTCCAGCGCCAACGCACCGCACGCGAGGGGTTCTACGCGGCCGTCCGCCGCGACCTGGCACTCCCACCCGGCCACTCCGGCGAATGGCAGCTCGCACCGACCCTGACGGGCTGAGTGGGCAGAGCCCTGGCGGGCGGGGCTGTCGCGTTCGGGGCGCCGATGCCTGAGCGCCCCAAGGCCCCCGGGTGAGCCGTGTCTCACCCCCGCGTCGCCTCTTGTCTATGCAACTCGTTGCATAGAAGGATCGGGGTATGGCGCTCGAGCACGCGATTCTTGTCTCCCTGCTGGAGAAGCCGGGCTCCGGCTATGAGCTGGCCCGGCGGTTCGAGCGGTCCATCGGGTACTTCTGGACCGCCACCCACCAGCAGATTTACCGCGTCCTCAAGCGTATGGAGAGCGACGGCTGGATCGATGTCCGCGAGGTGCCGCAGCAGGCCCGGCCGGACAAGAAGGAGTACTCCGTCGCCGCTCTCGGCCGGACGGCGCTCGCCGAGTGGCTGCACGAGCCGATCGAACCGGAGAGCGTCCGGCACGACCTCGCGGTGAAGATCCGTGGTGCGGCCTTCGACGATCCCGCCGCGCTGATCCGTGAGGTCGAACGGCACCACCAGATCCACAGCGACCGCCTCGCGCACTATCTGGCGGGGGAGCGGCGTGACTTCACCGGTCCCGGGGCGCCTGCCACGCCCGACGCGGGCCAGGAACTCCAGCATGTCGTACTGCGCGGCGGTATCGCCTATGAGCGCATGACCCTCGACTGGCTGGACGACGTACTCGCCACCCTCCACCGACTCCGGCCCGAGCGCTGAACGGGCGCCCGGGTGAGCCAACGCGCCTGCCCGGCTGCCGCGTTCGGGTCAGCCTCAGCCCCGAGCTTTCCCGTCCACCACCCGCAATCCGCAACCTGAGCCGGAAAGGCGAACTTCCATGGCCGACCCGCTGCTGTTCAACCCCCGCACCTACGACCCGGCGCACTTCGACCCCGAGACCCGCCGGCTGCTGCGCGCCACCGTCGACTGGTTCGAGAACCGCGGCAAGCGCCAGCTGATCGAGGACTACCGCTCCCGCGCCTGGCTATCGGAGTTCCTCGAATTCTCCAGCAAGGAAGGGCTGTTCGCGACCTTCCTCACCCCGGCCTCCACCGCCGACGGAAACCAGGACAAGCGCTGGGACACCGCCCGGATAGCCGCCCTCAACGAGATCTTCGGCTTCTACGGGCTCGACTACTGGTACGCCTGGCAGGTCACCATTCTCGGCCTCGGCCCGGTCTGGCAGAGCGACAACGCCGCGGTCCGCGCCCGCGCGGCCGAACTCCTCTCCCAGGGCGAGGTGTTCGCCTTCGGTCTGTCCGAGAAGGCCCATGGCGCCGACATCTACTCCACCGACATGCTGCTGGAGCCGGACGGTGACGGCGGCTTCCGCGCCACCGG is part of the Streptomyces platensis genome and harbors:
- a CDS encoding lytic polysaccharide monooxygenase auxiliary activity family 9 protein, translated to MHRKRKLALALGAGIAPLLVVTLPVNPASAHGYVSSPPSRQAQCAAGTIDCGPVKWEPQSVEGPKGLTSCSGGNSRFAELDDDSRGWKVTPIGSSQTFNWRLTARHSTSTWQYFAGGRKVAEFNDGGAQPPATVSHTVNFGGLTGKQKVLAVWNIADTANAFYACIDVTIGG
- a CDS encoding DUF779 domain-containing protein, which produces MAAGDGCETAAPGPAAPEGTARVGLTAAATELLRLLRKEHGPLMFHQSGGCCDGSAPMCYPAGEFRTGSSDVLLARLGVEGVREPVDFWMSADQFARWQHTHLTVDVVPGRGSGFSLEAPEGVRFLIRSRLFTEEERAGLSG
- a CDS encoding helix-turn-helix transcriptional regulator — its product is MTFAHSRDACGDDWPLVGRERELAVMDAMAADVLSGRPRVVQLEGSAGIGKSALLSTWWERNGQFRVLRARCHPLERAFAFGAVRQLFKPLLAAVSDTDRARLLAGSAAATLRALDDAAATDPLPDNANVTASTLRELDALVSRLARRQPLLLAVDALQWIDQPSLRWLVHFIGRADSLPVLIAVTTRSAEGRRLDPLFAELVRPANCHTLVVEPLDVDGVGQLVRTLWGAEEPDAAFWAACHAATGGHPLFVRALLHQAQRSGVKPTTEFRDRIPTVTLSTLGGEISHRLCQASDEVVALARALAFLGDRKPPELLAAYCGTGRAVVQSAAEELRSLGLLRADGDPRFTHPVVRDTVLATLSPEELGVGHARAAQVSCLSGRPDEEVAAHLLAAGPVHGSWVLPALRRAATEALRRGAPETAVTYLRSALHQPLDEPEHARVLLELGTAASHYDAALAISCVTGALEGLTDEAARSDALGVLAYSLLLSRGSRTDLSSVDRKIAALSERSTSGPGAADRELALRMSALRSWMEFERPSVTGPAPAPSPGKDDDLADRTAGERQLLAIRAFHALRAALPAPYVTALIERASVNLPAFSHDLFPLHYFVAQTLLYLDELDTADRLNRHLTREISGRGMELLVSSLTVYRAVLALRRGNITETLAAAQDAADHASPTGRLPYSLTLDTIRIDALLAQGRVEDAERVAVTHAVAGQTEVAWERPRFLMSLAALRIAQGEPRSGLSLLRECGHHSEALGTVSPAMSPWRSRAVPVHLALGETESAHALAEEELDLGRRCRLPRALGVALRAAGAVAAGSRGLDLLAEAVTVLRPTPARLELARACHDFGVALLRRDDKRGARRTLREGLDLAVGCGATVLATRLEEGLHLAGGRVARSGSQGIRGLTAGEERVGTLAAQGYSNKQIAELLVVSLRTVETHLTGAYRKLGITGRPHLAAAMAEAGRSRGGSEPADS
- a CDS encoding DinB family protein, producing MVHKIEPAAEPPVTLTSPYDLLTGYLDFYRNAVLRKLEGMSDAELRASRVPTGWSPLGLFKHLACVELRWLQWGFEGEHIEEPWADVKTRPGPWHVGPEESFEDIKKFFQEQCARSRAIVAAAHLEDRAATLGGTVPPDEDRPTLIWILFHLLQEYARHAGHLDIARELADGAVGE
- a CDS encoding PadR family transcriptional regulator, whose amino-acid sequence is MALEHAILVSLLEKPGSGYELARRFERSIGYFWTATHQQIYRVLKRMESDGWIDVREVPQQARPDKKEYSVAALGRTALAEWLHEPIEPESVRHDLAVKIRGAAFDDPAALIREVERHHQIHSDRLAHYLAGERRDFTGPGAPATPDAGQELQHVVLRGGIAYERMTLDWLDDVLATLHRLRPER